GTACCTGTACATGAAAATCCAGTGGTCACTCTAAAATGTTTCCTCCTGAAGGAATGGTTTCTGCATCCAAGGAAAGTGTCTCATATGTGCTGAACAATGAAGGAGGTGGCCATGCATCCGTCATTGTGAttggaggagcagaggaatcTCTGAATGCACATCCTGGAAGTCTAACATTGAACATCCTCAAGAGGAAGGGCTTTATTAAAATGGCCCTGAAACATGGGTAGGTCTTCCATTAAGCATGCTTTGAATGCAGATGGATTCTTAAATATAATTCATATTATATTAAATTAGAGAATTTGAAGGAGTTATTTGTCTAAGAACATGCAGATGTCTGGCACAGGAGCCAGTCTGTCCACCTAGATCCAATCTGGGACTGTTGAAAACTCCTTTGACTTTCATAATTTGTAAGAAGTAGGTGTTATTAGCATAtcttgtttcatttctgttgtttcttgCACTAGCAAAGAGTAAGAATTATGAAACAGTATTAGTAAACCTTGGCTGGTTTTGCTGAGTAGAGCAAATATTGTGCTTTCTACTCTGTAAATTGAAGATACGTTAAGGTAGAATTTTCTGATCAttttaagcaaacaaacaaacaaattggAAAGCCAGGCCCTGTTTTATTAAATCACTGAAAATTATGGTCTAGGAAGATTTGTTTTCACTATTATTCTCAAGACTTTCTTTTGAAGATTGCCATTTGCAAAAGTAAATTCCTGGGAATTTTTGGTGAAAATCTCAAGAAAAACTAGGTAACTTTTTACTATCAAGCAGCCATCATGGTGTAATTAAACAGAGATGGTATCAATATCTTTTGAGTGATTTACATAGTATAAGCTGTTGTGTTTTTCCTGGACTGATCTAGATGGTTTGTATATTAGAAATATTGGAACCAATGATTTGTTCCTGCTACACTTTCTGAACAGCTCCCAGGATTATGCATTGACATGTGAAGCAACGAGAAAAAAATACTAGTTTTGAGAAATCTGTAACAGCTTTTTAAGCTATTAACTGGAGAAAAGGTCATCTCTGAGAAGAGGAGCTCTCTGCTTTTTCACGGCATGCAAAAAACTAGAAACTGTTCTAGAAACTGTTCTGTGCCAAAATTCCAAGGGCACACGTTTCTTATACATATCACTAGGATTCTCATAAAGAATTCTTTTACTAATAGAATGTAACGTTTTAGTATAATTTGTACCCAGAAACAACTCTTGTGTATTTGAATTAGGACTTTCGTGTCTAAATGAATCTTTACTCAATTTTTGCTCAACTGTTGATTAATTCAGTGGGATCCTCAACACTCTCACTGGCTTTTACTTATTTTAACCATAAAGTTTAGAAGAATAGTtaggtactttttttttttttctaagcatGTTGATAAATGTCTGCTCTGTCATATCACAAAAGTTGGTGGTGGTTATCTCTTACCTAAATTGATTTGGATTGAGAAATCAGATATACCTGTGCCTCTCATGACCTTGATTTCAAAAGTATCTCCAACACATAACAACAAGAGGAGAACACTTACAGGAATGGCCCCTTTACTTACTCACTTACTTTGGTTCCAGTGATGGTTCTTCTCTTTCTGATAGGGTCGTAGCTGTCTAGAGCCCCCCTCTGGGTGACAGTGCCTGTCTCTGCCTGAGTGGCTAAGGGCTACACGTCACATGGCCACTGTAACCAGCAGGCTACAGGTCATTTGTACAAACACCAGCACAAAAACCTCCTTCTACATGAAGCCTAGGAATTCTGACTTCATATCtctccagcagggctgtgggacagggTGAGTCTGACAGAGCTCTTGACCAAAGATTTGGCATCCAGTAATTGCTTCtggttttaatgttttctttttaacaattaacaaaatgggaagaaaatttCCAACTCAAGTGGAAATGAAAGGGCAAGCAGGGCTTGTGGGATGCAGATGAGAAGATCCACCTGCCATCAGTGCCTGCACACATTCGTGGTGCTCATGATCTGCAGCAGCAAATACCAACACAGGAAGGAAAGGGCAATGCAGAGATTTGTGCTCTGGCCCTGGCTCttgtgctgccagcacagagaagctgtgttcCTCAGCTAGGAGCTTGTCAAATGTGGCCTGAATATGTCAGCAAAAGTCCTCGGCACTTCTGCAAAAGACACTTTGGTCCAAGGTAGTACAAATATCTGATATGAAGAAATCCTAAAGACACAAAACAAATGATGAATCAGCTAACTTATCTTTAATTTCACAATCTTAAGTTACTTATTTCTGTGTCTCAGCCTCCTACATAGCATCTTGCAAAAGCCTTCACTAGATTAAAACAAATCCCACAGTGTCAGGATGCTATTGCACCACAAGATGTTCCTGTTTGTCTTAGTGTTGTAGTAAAAAGTGGAGTGTTTACACAGCCACAGTAAGTACCAGGCTGTATGATATCTCCTTTACAGGTGGCTAGGTGATAAATCCACTTGAGAAAGAAACTTTGAGCAGACACTAGTCAGAATAGTATGTGGGAATGATAGTCTGTCTGAGTCGTCAGGCTAAAGAAGCTGTTGAAGccattgtttttttctgtataggTAGATTTTGACTGTCCACAgttctttccagccagctctgtCCTCAGTGCATCCTCCTCAGGcattcacagctctgcagaaattaattctgacaATGTTCTGGCAACACTGCTATTTTACAGTAAGGTTTTTCTCGAAGACAGTGGGGGCTGAATAGAGCTAAGATGCAGAAACTAAGATTTAAGTAAATCAAATAAAACATCCCTGAATCCTTTGGAGACTATTTAGGAttaccttgattttttttttctctaaactCTGTATAATATTTAATGAATCTAAGCATTAATCAAAAACCATACTGCAGCCAAGTTTTTAAATACAATGCTGGGTTTACCTGCTGGAAACAACTGCACCAATTCCATCCACTCAAGTAGTTTGTCCAGGAGCTAGTCAGTGCCTTTCCTCCCAAGCCAATTCATGAACTGAACGAGAACTGAATGAGAATTCATTAGGCTGTGCAAGAGCCAAAGTGAGTTCACATAATTTCTGTGGGTAGGATTTGACCCCTGGTAATACCGTTATTAAGGCTACTGTTTTCGAAGAAGTCCAGAGGAAGCAGGGTTTCACTGGGAATTGGACAGCAGAGGAGGAATTTGGCACTGCACTAGTGTCTGTGAGGGTGTCTGGTTTTTATCATGGTTTTTGTGCTGAAACCAAGGGCACGCATTACTCCGGTCAAAAGACAAGGCAAAGCCAAGATCTGGTTTTGATGCCACCCAGCTGGGAGCACTATAAGGTTAGCAACAAGGCTTCTTTGCTTGCCAAGGTAAAAAATGGAGTGGAACAAGGGTGGACTTGCTGAAATAGTGGTGGATAAAGTCATGCTTATGCTATATGCAGTTACGCGTTTTCATCATTCTGAACAGTACAAATTGCAATAGGTTACCAACTAACCAAATAGGTTACCCAATAACCAACCAACTAAATACTGCCAAAAGCAAGTTGATAGCTGTGTGccaatcacttttttttttttttttttttaaacacaaaccAGCCAAGGCATTCAAAAAGCAGCTGCACGTGAGAAGAGTTGAATGCCTGTTGCTGATGAAATCTAAAGCTGCTGAAACTTTCTGTGCTGGTCGTTGTGAAACTATGTGATGCTGATGTGAACTGCAGTGCAAGTGCAGGCTGATGTAGAATTCTCAGTGTCCTCTTTGTTTTACAGGGCTCATCTGGTTCCAGTGTTTTCCTTTGGTGAAAATGAACTATTCAAGCAAGTTGCAAACCCCAAAGGTTCATGGCTCAGAAATGTACAGGAGAAGTTGCAAAAGATAATGGGCTTTGCTTTACCACTATTTCATGCTAGAGGAGTATTCCAGTACAGTTTTGGCTTAATACCTTACAGGCAACCTATTCATACTGTTGGTAAGTTCCCAGCACCTTTTCTAATGTGTTTGCAAATGTTTAGAAATTCATCAGTGTGCTGCTAATATCTGTAGATTTATAAATCTGTTCTAACAGAAAGAGTTGATTGCTGTGCATCTCAAACAAGTATGTGaggtttaaatttttttttgattgctGTCCTTCCCTGTTAAAAGGGGCagttcttttccctctttcccctttctgtCCCAGGCCAAATCTTAGTCTTCATTCTCAGTTATCCATAGGCTTTTATCCTAGGCAAGCCATAAAGAAATCCAAGAGTTGTCCAGTTCTTATGAGAGGgctgccacagctctgcagctgcgGCTGTGGTTTCTGGATGCTGTAGCTGTTTTGTGAGAAGCCCAGACCTGCAATTTCTTATCTCTGCAGAGAAGTAGCAGTTGGATGTTGCAGCTGACGCACAGCCactccagcagagctctggagcaGGGCTACTGGAAGGAGCTTGTGTGGTCCTGACCTGCTGCTCATCAGGACAGAAGGAGAGAtgcaggaggaaagggagaagacaCGGTGTGGTGCCACAGCCCTTGGGCAGGCTGCCACTTAGATGTCTTTGCAGGTCTTTAGGGTGTTTCCTTCCCTCTTGGTTTTCTCCCTTGGAAAGATCCAGTCATGTTTAATTGTAAGCCTGCATGCCATGGTGACAGGCAGTTCAGGAGAGtgtttttccccaaaagctTTCATTACTGCCCATCTACTCTCACTGGAGTGTGGaagtgaatatatttttaatggttttacTAGTGCTATTGACAACCACACCTTTACAAAATAGGTGATGCTGGGTGTCATGCAAAGGCATTAGCTGTCTGTCTGTATATTTTTTGATAAATCATTTTTAGCCAGATTCTGACCTGAGTGAACTAAAGAAAATTGAGCTGTTCTGGTGTTCCACAAGGGACATTGAAGGTGGTCCTCCCTTTAGTGGGGGGATGATTTGATTATAgtatgaaacaaataaaaatatttatgacaaAAATGTAGCTCTTTTTATGTTAAATTTTATGCAAATCTCTGTTTTATCCGTTCATgcagttaaatattttgaaaatatttagtttttaaagCCCACATTGTATACAGACAGGCTAAAAATGTCACTTATTTTAAAGCCAAAAAGTTATCAAAGCTTTGGAATGAGATGTATTGAATGAGATGTATATGCAGCAATTTTTATTTGGGCTGATGACACTAGGACTGTTTTGAAGCTTAAAATATCTTATTCTTTGAGGCATTTCTTCATCATGACAAGAGCTCAGGAGTGCTACAAATCAGCAAGACCAGAGTCTTGCAACAGAACTTGTAAGAACTCATGAAAtcctttgctttctgtgtcTCTTTCCCCATGTTTGATAACTATCACAATGTCCCTGTGTCCTTGAAAGTGTGTGGGGTGTTCTTGGTATGGCTCAACATGACTTTGAAAGCATTGGCTCAGCtcctgagagctgcagaggcaCAGTGAGCTCACCTGAGGTAATGAACTGTGCTGTCAACGTAGCCAAGTATGGGTGATTTCACTCCTAGTTCAGAAGCCATGGATCCAAGAGCCATTCAGCTAAGCCAAGATCTGTGAAGTTTGTGTGTTTTGGGCTTGATGAATGAAGTATTTTTGGCTTTcctttatggttttttttttttattactgcttttcagaaataTCAAATATCAAATTAAGCAGGTTCCTTAAAGCTGCACATAATATTAGAGAGATGAGTGTAGTTTTCAATTCCACAAGAAATCTTCACTCTTGAGAGAAGAGACTGTTGCAGAAGGGCTTGGGGACTGTTTGCTGTTTCCAGTCCTGCCTCTGGAAATCTTGTATTATATGTGTATTGATTTCACACCCCTCTAAGGTATTGCTCAATCCAGGGCTGGGTTCCCACCCCAGCCATGTAAAGTCTGAGTTTCAGCACCACACAGGGCCCGAGAGCTGTTAGCAgttggagctgcagcaggaaaatgcaGGCTCAGCTCTTTGTGGTTCTGGCTAGGCTTCCCTTTAGTCATCACTATCCAATCTGAAGTGGCAACATCTGTTGAAAGGGATTTTTAGGTGCCTTTGGAAAAGCTCCTGAAGGTGCTTTTAGGTCTCTGTTTTTCCAGACTTCCTCTGTAATCCCAGTCAGGTCTGTTAAGGTCTTGGTGCTTCCAATGCAAGAACAGCTGTCAAAATCTGGTGATTGAACAACACAGGAAAGACTGAGGTCATGGGAAGCTCCTCTTAGCAATCCACTTTTTAGCCATAGCTTTTTGTGGAAGAGAAGGCTGCCCGCGGGATTTCCATGGAGTCGCCTCCCATGGAGCAGGTAGCAGGCTTTGCACAGTGCATGGAGAGCATTTTGGTTCCAGTCACATTAGTGGGCAATGGATGGTTCCAAGACACCTCGCAGGGTTTAGGGGATTTGCATGCTACCCTCCCTAGGCTGAGGTCACCAACAACATTTCTGTGCAGTAATATCCATTGTGAATAAATTGGAAGATAAATATTTCCTTCAGTCCTGTTCATGTGACTGTGTGGTTGAGGGTGCCACTGTCCTCTTAAGCATGTGCCTCACACTGAGTAGTTTTACTATTCAAATCAGAACAGAAGACagaaagtacatttttttaaatactgtgttGGACTTGTAGACAGCACGTAACCCATGGGATTGCATATTGCAGTGTAAATTGCTCCTTCAAGTTAGAGCTTATCACTCTTCTCATGTGCTCTTTTGCTGGCAGACTGAAATGTTGGGCAGGGGGGTTAATTCATTTTACCCGAATGTGAGCAAAAGGAAGTGGAAAACCAGACCCAGGACTCAGGCTTGTGAAAGGCAGGATCAGGCCCCAGGGTAAGAAAACTGTGCTGTGATTCTGCCATCTGGCTGGGAACTGTGGTGGAGCTGTTACGGAAGGGACAGCAATTCTGCTTAAAAAGAGATGTCAGCGAAGCTAATGCTGTTGTGTTTGATTTACAGTGGGAAGCCCCATCCCTGTAAAACAGAACTTGAACCCCACCAATGAAGAGATCGATCAGCTTCATGCATTGTATCTACAGAaactaaagaaattatttgaagaaCATAAAAGCAATTACGGCATCCCTGAGCATAAATCTCTCATCTTCGAGTAGCAAATTACAAGTTGTAATTCCAAATCTCATGCAAAGAAACAGTGTCTGCTGAAAGATGTCTTTCTTGCAATCCATATTTTGCAATCTGTAATTATCCTTATGTAAGGAATACTTTTAAGAAGGGAATATTAGAtgatttattgatttttatCCTATTGGGCGGTGGGGGGAGGGACCTTTGGGATGCAAGCCTCGAAGTCAGTGCTGTTTTGAATGTCCTTTTAGGTTCATATGTGCCAGAAATGCGAGTGAGAGACTCCACACAGGTATTCTTACCACCATGGTACCTACCCATAGCTTGAGCATAGGAAATTGCCCCAGCATGAGATCACTAGCAGAAGTAAAAATCCAAGAAGTCTTTGATTAGAGGTCGAGAGACTTACCAGCATTTATCAAACATGACAACAGGTTGTTCTCTGAACGTCAGAAACCCCTGCTGCTCTTCCACGGAAATGAAGGTGTGTGTTTTCAGCAGATGGCTACTGTAAACTACTTACATGAGAATTCAAGACTAAATAGGAGCCTTCAGCCCTGCATAGGATACTGGCAAAAACAGTTTGTCCAAGTCATGGAGCAGAGCAAACCTTCTGTTTGGGGAACTGTGTTGAGTTTGTTGTGTGCATGTGCGTGCTGGGTGGTGGGAAGCACTGAATGATGTGACTTTTCTGGAAAATCTGTGCTTTGGCTCGTAAGTTTGGAAGATGAAGCAGCTTTGGTAGTTTCAGCCTCAGAAGAGATAGCAGGCACAGAACAGGAGAAGTGAGGGAATCATGGGAACTCTTCATCCtgtgcaaattaaaaatgaTCCTATGTCAAGCACTTGCACAGAAGGAAAGGGAGCCCAATTTGTTCAGTCAGTTCTGAAATTTCACCAAGGAAAGTGTACTTgataatgccttttttttccctactgaCAGCTGTGGGGAAGTATGTGTtatgctggtgctgcagggtgACACAGTGTGAGCATAGCTCTAGGGTGCAGCAGGTTAAGAGGCTGCATTGTATATAAACTCAGTGCCTGAATTTGAGAAAAGATTTATCCTTAATGTGGATATccacttcagaaaagaaaagaaaaaaatcttagccAAAtactttttcagtgaaaattccTATGTCTTGGAAATTATTGTGCGTGGAAAGAATTGTAGTATATTCCTGAATTTTTATGAGATAAATTCTTGTATTTGTACGTGCCTCCTGTCTGCATGCAAACTTTTCAGATCTGATGTCAGTGAAGAGTTTGCTCTGCTTTAAGCTGTTTTGGTGCCTGAATATTACATCAGTTAGGTGGTCTGACAGGTTGTGCATGGGCTTATCAGGCAGCGTGGGCATCTTCATTTGGCTCAGTTCAGCACTGAGATGCTCCAGGAATAGCAGCACTGGACACATTGTGTATTTGATTGGCTGGAGGCTCTTAGAGGAAGCACAGCTGGGGCTTTGGGAGCAAGGTAGAACTCTGGGAAGAAAATATCTTAGCAAGATGAAGGTGTTTAAAGAAAAGAGTAGACATTACTTCTACGGAGTGAGATCTGACTGAAGCAATGCCCCAAAGCCAAACAAGTATTTGCCAGACAGAGCGGATGTATGTGCTCCAAAAAACCCTCCAGCAACAAGTTGGTTTCCTTAAGAGGGCTCTTCCTTCTAGTGACTCTTTGTCATCCGGATGTAAACAACCCTGAGCCAATGCTGAATCCTGCTCTCATTTTCTCTACAATGACACAATCACTCTGGGAACCAGGGCTGGAATTTGCAGTGCCTGAAGAAGCCCCTCTTCCCTGACAGACTGCTGCCAATGTGCCCACAATTCACCTCTACCTGAGCTTTCTTGGTGCCATGTGTGCTTGtcctcccttcccacacctttgcTGATCACTGGTGATCACTGTGGTGTAGGTATCTTGCTTCCTCACTCTCTGTCCACCTTTCCCTGGGTTGAGATCTCTGGTCTCTATGCATAGAAAATACTGAGTGGTGGCTTATTCAGCAGAAATGGGGTTTAGGAGCAGGGTTTGAGAAGAGGAATGTGAAGGATTGGTTACGTGAGAAAGGGCATATAGATTCTTTGCAGCTTACTGATCTGAGGAGCTGGCTACATGAGAACGGGCACATAGACCCTTGCAGTTAGCTGAGCAAGGTCTCACAGAACACTGCATTACACATTATGTGTAACAACTGAAGTTGCAGAGTATCACATGTATCTTGCTCAATAACTGAACCACCATTGAGTCTTATTGCTGAGCTATGGGTTTATCTGCAGAGTTAGCAAGGATaggttttggcagcaaaacaatagacatctgtggttagaaggccagaggaaaaggagaactGCTGACCACAGAAGGGGGACTAAAGGAGGGGTTAGAGATCGGCTTAGACGACGTGAACCACTTAGAATGCGCCTTTTACGAATATGCATAAGCCTATTATTGATAGTCTATAAGAAGCTTTGGTACAATCAATAAAGCAGATTCCTGTTGTTCACTCATATTGAGTGTCTGGGTTTCCCCTCTATCGCGGCAGAGGAAGCACAACAGCTGTGCATGTTTGACACCGGCTTAAGATCAGGATGGTTTCAGCTCTGGAAAGGGCATGTTTCTAAGGAGGCAAGTTTGTTAcctgggaagaggtttcagggTCCTGAGGATTGTACAAAGTGATGATCCCTGAGCAGTTGCTTTTTCTTAGCCAGCTATGTGAAATTTCCTTTGGATTTGACTCTTTGCTGCCTGCCCTGATGAGTAGTGCTGATTATTCATGAAAGAAGAATTTGGAATCCATGTCAGACTGTTCTCTCCTAGATCATCTGCTCTAATGAGATACTTCCTCTCATTCTCTGTTCTTCTTCCATTACCTTAATGATACAGAAGATCAGgctgtaaatttaaaaatactagcATTGGGTTGAGGATGGGAAGTAACAATGGTTTTTTGTTGATCAAATTAACCAAAACTTTTAGAGAATATGTGGATACCGATTTTGGAACAGTATCTGGCCCAAAGGGTATCCTACAAACAGGCTTTCCTCTGAATTCCATGAGAAAATTTTCTGTGGGCTCTGTGTACCATCTGTAACTGGCTGAGGTAGAACAAGTAGGGATTGTGTTACTATGGCTACTGATACTGTCATTGCTTTGTAACAATGGTGAtgg
This genomic window from Corvus hawaiiensis isolate bCorHaw1 chromosome 10, bCorHaw1.pri.cur, whole genome shotgun sequence contains:
- the MOGAT1 gene encoding 2-acylglycerol O-acyltransferase 1 isoform X2 codes for the protein MKVEFAPINIPLKRRIQTVAVLQWIFSFLLLEFCCGFFVILILGNFWFLAVLYLLWLYLDWETPCAGGRRSQWVRSWTVWKYFREYFPIHLIKTSELNPNHNYLLGFHPHGVLVAGAFGNFCTDPTFKNLFPGLTPYLHIMPIWFGCPFFREYIMSAGMVSASKESVSYVLNNEGGGHASVIVIGGAEESLNAHPGSLTLNILKRKGFIKMALKHGAHLVPVFSFGENELFKQVANPKGSWLRNVQEKLQKIMGFALPLFHARGVFQYSFGLIPYRQPIHTVVGSPIPVKQNLNPTNEEIDQLHALYLQKLKKLFEEHKSNYGIPEHKSLIFE
- the MOGAT1 gene encoding 2-acylglycerol O-acyltransferase 1 isoform X1 yields the protein MKVEFAPINIPLKRRIQTVAVLQWIFSFLLLAEFCCGFFVILILGNFWFLAVLYLLWLYLDWETPCAGGRRSQWVRSWTVWKYFREYFPIHLIKTSELNPNHNYLLGFHPHGVLVAGAFGNFCTDPTFKNLFPGLTPYLHIMPIWFGCPFFREYIMSAGMVSASKESVSYVLNNEGGGHASVIVIGGAEESLNAHPGSLTLNILKRKGFIKMALKHGAHLVPVFSFGENELFKQVANPKGSWLRNVQEKLQKIMGFALPLFHARGVFQYSFGLIPYRQPIHTVVGSPIPVKQNLNPTNEEIDQLHALYLQKLKKLFEEHKSNYGIPEHKSLIFE